A window of Xylophilus sp. GW821-FHT01B05 contains these coding sequences:
- a CDS encoding DUF1178 family protein, translating to MKVLSLQCGHGHGFEGWFGSEQDYQDQRGRGLVTCPVCGDGEVAKLPSAPRLNLVTSRIEAAPAHSAKPAAAPASTEVSAEPSAEVAALRAAWWKQARQAVRNAEDVGDRFADEARRIHHGEAAERGIRGKASPDEARALLEEGITVMPVPAAFNETLQ from the coding sequence ATGAAGGTCCTGAGCCTGCAGTGCGGGCACGGGCATGGCTTTGAGGGCTGGTTCGGCTCCGAGCAGGACTACCAGGACCAGCGCGGCCGTGGCCTGGTCACCTGCCCGGTGTGCGGCGATGGCGAAGTCGCCAAGCTGCCGAGCGCGCCCAGGCTCAATCTGGTTACCTCCCGCATCGAGGCGGCACCCGCGCACTCCGCCAAGCCGGCTGCGGCGCCGGCTTCGACCGAAGTCTCGGCAGAACCCTCTGCCGAAGTCGCCGCGCTACGGGCCGCCTGGTGGAAGCAGGCGCGCCAGGCAGTACGCAATGCCGAGGACGTGGGCGACCGTTTTGCCGACGAGGCACGGCGCATCCACCATGGTGAAGCCGCCGAGCGCGGCATTCGCGGCAAGGCCTCGCCCGACGAAGCCCGCGCCTTGCTGGAAGAGGGCATTACCGTGATGCCAGTGCCCGCTGCTTTCAACGAGACACTGCAATGA
- a CDS encoding NUDIX hydrolase has translation MQDESHLTESLLDRESLFEGRFLKARRDTVRLPDGGSATREYVVHPGAVVVVPLLDDGRVVLERQFRYPIGQVMVEFPAGKLDAGEDPFACGRRELLEETGYTAREWARAGAMHLAIAYSTEIIHIYFARGLVAGKQALDAGEFLDVFAATPEELLQWCRDGRVTDAKTLACVVHLQNLLSGAWTLDWQPVPEGDVP, from the coding sequence ATGCAAGACGAATCTCACCTGACCGAGAGCTTGCTCGACCGCGAGTCGCTGTTCGAGGGCCGCTTCCTGAAAGCCCGGCGCGATACCGTGCGCCTGCCTGATGGCGGCTCGGCCACCCGTGAATATGTGGTGCACCCGGGTGCTGTTGTCGTCGTCCCGCTGCTGGACGACGGTCGGGTGGTGCTGGAGCGCCAGTTTCGCTACCCCATAGGCCAGGTGATGGTCGAGTTCCCGGCCGGCAAGCTGGATGCGGGTGAAGACCCGTTTGCCTGCGGCCGGCGCGAGCTGCTGGAAGAAACCGGCTACACCGCGCGTGAATGGGCACGGGCCGGGGCCATGCACCTGGCGATCGCCTATTCGACCGAAATCATCCACATCTACTTTGCGCGCGGCCTGGTGGCCGGCAAGCAGGCGCTGGATGCGGGCGAGTTCCTTGACGTCTTTGCCGCCACGCCCGAAGAACTGCTGCAGTGGTGCCGCGACGGCCGCGTGACCGACGCCAAGACGCTGGCCTGCGTGGTCCATCTGCAAAACCTGCTGTCCGGCGCCTGGACGCTGGATTGGCAGCCGGTGCCTGAAGGCGACGTTCCATGA
- the nuoN gene encoding NADH-quinone oxidoreductase subunit NuoN produces MDTFGWATLTPEILLLVMACVIALVDLNVTGTRRTLTYTLTLLTLAATALIAGWQATQGGTAYGFSNMVVSDPMGNWLKCFAAVAMMVTLVYARAYASERDMMRGGELFILGMFSLLGMFVMIGGNNFLVIYLGLELLTLSSYALVALRRDDTTATEAAMKYFVLGAMASGFLLYGLSMLYGATGSLDLGQVLKAISSGQIRHQVLVFGVVFIVAGIAFKLGVAPFHMWVPDVYQGAPTAITLIIGGATKFAAFAMAMRLLVEGLLPLAIDWQQMLAVLAVSSLLVGNLAAIAQSNLKRMLAYSTISQMGFVLLGMMSGVVHGDAASAYNAYSSAMFYIVSYVLTTLAAFGVILLLSRKGFESDEISDLAGLNQRSPLYAAVMAVCMFSMAGVPPMVGFYAKLAVLQALITSGLPLYIGLAAFAVVMSLVGAFYYIRVVKVMYFDAPVDTSPIVAGADARVVLALNGALVLALGLLPGGLMALCAQAIVKTLGT; encoded by the coding sequence ATGGACACATTCGGCTGGGCCACCCTGACCCCGGAGATCCTGCTGCTGGTGATGGCCTGCGTGATCGCGCTGGTCGATCTGAACGTGACCGGCACCCGCCGCACGCTCACCTACACCCTGACGCTGCTGACCCTGGCCGCCACCGCGCTGATTGCCGGCTGGCAGGCGACGCAAGGCGGGACTGCCTACGGTTTCTCCAACATGGTCGTCAGCGACCCGATGGGCAACTGGCTCAAGTGCTTTGCCGCGGTGGCCATGATGGTCACGCTGGTCTATGCCCGCGCTTACGCCAGCGAGCGCGACATGATGCGCGGCGGCGAGCTGTTCATCCTGGGCATGTTCTCGTTGCTGGGCATGTTCGTCATGATCGGCGGCAACAACTTCCTGGTGATCTACCTGGGCCTGGAGTTGCTCACGCTCTCCAGCTACGCCCTGGTGGCGCTGCGCCGTGACGACACCACGGCTACCGAAGCCGCGATGAAGTACTTCGTACTGGGCGCCATGGCCAGCGGCTTCCTGCTGTACGGCCTGTCCATGCTCTACGGTGCGACCGGCTCGCTGGACCTGGGCCAGGTGCTCAAGGCCATCAGCAGCGGCCAGATCCGCCACCAGGTCCTGGTGTTTGGCGTGGTCTTCATCGTGGCCGGCATTGCCTTCAAGCTCGGCGTGGCGCCGTTCCACATGTGGGTGCCCGACGTCTATCAGGGCGCGCCTACGGCGATCACGCTGATCATTGGCGGCGCGACCAAGTTCGCGGCTTTTGCCATGGCCATGCGCCTGCTGGTGGAAGGCTTGCTGCCGCTGGCCATCGACTGGCAGCAGATGCTGGCGGTGCTGGCGGTGTCCTCGCTGCTGGTGGGGAATCTGGCCGCCATTGCGCAGAGCAATCTCAAGCGCATGCTGGCCTACTCGACCATCTCGCAGATGGGCTTTGTGCTGCTGGGCATGATGTCGGGCGTGGTGCACGGCGATGCCGCCTCGGCCTACAACGCCTACAGCTCGGCCATGTTCTACATCGTCAGCTACGTGCTCACCACGCTGGCCGCCTTCGGCGTGATCCTGCTGCTGTCGCGCAAGGGCTTCGAGAGCGACGAGATCTCTGACCTGGCTGGCCTGAACCAGCGCAGCCCGCTGTACGCGGCCGTGATGGCGGTGTGCATGTTCTCCATGGCCGGTGTGCCGCCCATGGTCGGCTTCTACGCCAAGCTGGCAGTGCTGCAGGCGCTGATCACCTCGGGCCTGCCGCTCTATATTGGCCTGGCTGCCTTCGCCGTGGTGATGTCGCTGGTGGGCGCGTTCTATTACATCCGCGTGGTCAAGGTCATGTACTTCGATGCGCCGGTGGATACCTCGCCCATCGTCGCCGGCGCCGATGCCCGCGTGGTGCTGGCGCTTAACGGTGCGCTGGTGCTGGCGCTGGGCCTGCTGCCGGGCGGCCTGATGGCGCTGTGCGCCCAGGCCATCGTCAAGACGCTGGGCACCTGA
- a CDS encoding DUF2818 family protein, whose product MSLTLSVWLVLLLAFVAANLPFASQRVLGLVALPRGKKTLALRLAELVLCYFLVGALALLLEKRAGQIAPQGWEFYAVTGALFLTLAFPGFVYRYLLRTRD is encoded by the coding sequence ATGTCGCTGACGCTCTCGGTCTGGCTGGTTTTGCTGCTGGCCTTCGTGGCGGCCAACCTGCCGTTTGCAAGTCAGCGCGTGCTGGGCCTGGTGGCCCTGCCGCGCGGCAAGAAGACGCTGGCGCTGCGCCTGGCCGAACTGGTGCTGTGCTACTTCCTGGTGGGTGCACTGGCCCTGCTGCTGGAGAAGCGGGCAGGGCAGATCGCGCCGCAGGGCTGGGAGTTCTATGCCGTCACCGGCGCGCTGTTTCTGACGCTGGCCTTCCCTGGTTTCGTCTACCGCTATCTTTTGCGCACACGCGACTAA
- a CDS encoding MFS transporter, which produces MSTATQNAAAQADRGKSPRKAAFASWIGSAVEYYDFFIYGTAAALVFGKIFFPSFDPKLGSIAAFATFGVAYITRPFGALILGHVGDKFGRKKVLTFTLLLMGISTFGIGLLPTYHQIGIAAPLLLVLLRLLQGISAAGEQAGANSMTLEHSPAHRRAFFTSFTLSGTQAGLILATLVFIPISALPEDQLLSWGWRIPFFLSAIVVAVGFWVRRTLPETPAFQQEDKKANDKNRMPVVDLFRSHTPDVLRVVFAALVSVVSTIFSVFTLSYAVNTMHIPRATMLTVLVLANVVALGAIPLWATLSDRIGRKPVFILGSLGSAALIWPYMWAISTVNLPMIFVLGLLLSGVVYSAANGVWPAFYGEMFSTRVRLSGMAIGTQIGFALGGFAPTISAAIIGDGPNGWVPVAVFTAAASIVSALAAFSARETYKVPMEQLGRP; this is translated from the coding sequence ATGTCCACCGCCACGCAGAACGCTGCGGCACAGGCCGACCGCGGCAAATCGCCGCGCAAGGCCGCGTTTGCCAGCTGGATCGGCAGCGCCGTCGAGTACTACGACTTCTTCATCTACGGCACGGCGGCGGCGCTGGTGTTCGGCAAGATCTTCTTCCCCTCGTTCGATCCCAAGCTGGGCAGCATCGCCGCCTTTGCCACCTTTGGCGTGGCCTACATCACGCGCCCCTTTGGCGCGCTGATCCTGGGCCACGTGGGCGACAAGTTCGGCCGCAAGAAGGTGCTGACCTTCACGCTGCTGTTGATGGGCATCTCTACCTTCGGCATCGGGCTCTTGCCGACCTACCACCAGATCGGCATTGCCGCGCCGCTGCTGCTGGTGTTGCTGCGTTTGCTGCAGGGCATCTCTGCCGCGGGTGAGCAGGCGGGTGCCAACTCGATGACGCTGGAGCATTCGCCGGCGCACCGCCGCGCCTTCTTCACCAGCTTCACGCTGTCGGGCACGCAGGCCGGGCTGATTTTGGCGACGCTGGTGTTCATCCCGATCTCGGCCTTGCCAGAGGACCAACTGCTGTCCTGGGGCTGGCGCATTCCCTTCTTCCTGAGCGCCATCGTGGTGGCGGTGGGCTTCTGGGTGCGGCGCACGCTGCCGGAGACGCCAGCTTTCCAGCAGGAAGACAAGAAGGCAAATGACAAGAACCGCATGCCGGTGGTGGACCTGTTCCGCTCGCACACGCCTGATGTGCTGCGCGTGGTGTTTGCCGCGCTGGTGTCGGTGGTGAGCACCATCTTCAGCGTGTTCACGCTGTCTTATGCGGTCAACACCATGCACATCCCGCGCGCCACCATGCTCACGGTGCTGGTGCTGGCCAATGTGGTGGCGCTGGGCGCGATCCCGCTGTGGGCCACGCTGTCGGACCGCATCGGGCGCAAGCCGGTGTTCATCCTGGGCTCGCTCGGCTCGGCGGCGCTGATCTGGCCCTATATGTGGGCGATCAGCACGGTCAACCTGCCCATGATCTTTGTGCTGGGCCTGCTGCTGTCAGGCGTGGTCTACAGCGCGGCCAATGGCGTGTGGCCGGCGTTTTATGGCGAGATGTTCAGCACCCGCGTGCGGCTGTCGGGCATGGCCATCGGCACGCAGATCGGCTTTGCGCTGGGCGGCTTCGCGCCCACCATTAGCGCCGCCATCATCGGCGACGGCCCCAACGGCTGGGTGCCGGTGGCGGTGTTTACGGCGGCAGCTTCCATTGTCTCGGCGCTCGCGGCTTTCTCCGCGCGTGAAACCTACAAGGTGCCGATGGAGCAACTGGGCCGTCCCTGA
- a CDS encoding ABC transporter transmembrane domain-containing protein, with protein sequence MATFLQPYRWQIALALLLLALAAGTTLVFPVALRSLVDGGLGAAQPGDGRMQALRQHFFVLFGVVVALGVFSAGRFYMVSWLGERVTMDVRNAVYRHVLRQSPQFFETTQTGEVLSRLTADTTLVQTVVGSSLSMGLRNGVMALGALAMLVWSHPMLMLAVIGMLALVIIPSAWFGRRVRQLSRASQDRIADASAIAAEVLNAVPLVQGYTAEERESQRFTHSNERAFATAVRRSKARSLLVAFVIIATSAGLLWGLYAGTQAVLLGHMTAGELGQTVVYALILGSASAVLGEVYGDLLRAAGAAERLMELLESRSPIQSPAAPEMPKSWQKVPEAQDTRRGIAIDLVAVDFHYPSRPTQAALRALTLHIAPGETVALVGPSGAGKTTVFQLLQRFYDPDAGAGRVELDGMDVRQMDLHTLRSRIGVVPQDAAVFSASARENIRYGRPEATDAEVEAAARAAFAHDFLSALPEGYDTFLGERGVRLSGGQRQRIAIARALLKDPPLLLLDEATSALDAESERMVQAALDAALQRGTGRRTTLVIAHRLATVQKSDRILVLEHGRIVEEGTHATLVAAGGVYARLAALQFEA encoded by the coding sequence ATGGCGACCTTCCTGCAGCCCTACCGCTGGCAGATCGCGCTGGCGCTGCTGCTGCTGGCGCTGGCCGCGGGCACCACGCTGGTGTTTCCGGTGGCGCTGCGCAGCCTGGTCGACGGCGGCCTGGGCGCCGCCCAACCGGGCGACGGTCGCATGCAGGCGCTGCGCCAGCACTTCTTTGTGCTGTTTGGCGTGGTGGTGGCGCTGGGCGTGTTCTCGGCCGGGCGCTTCTATATGGTGAGCTGGCTGGGCGAGCGCGTGACCATGGACGTGCGCAACGCCGTCTACCGCCACGTGCTGCGCCAAAGCCCGCAGTTCTTCGAGACCACGCAAACCGGCGAGGTGCTGTCGCGCCTCACCGCCGACACCACCCTGGTGCAGACGGTGGTCGGCTCGTCGCTCAGCATGGGCCTGCGCAATGGCGTGATGGCCCTGGGCGCGCTGGCCATGCTGGTCTGGAGCCACCCCATGCTGATGCTGGCGGTGATCGGCATGCTGGCGCTGGTGATCATCCCCAGCGCCTGGTTTGGCCGGCGCGTACGCCAGCTCTCGCGCGCCAGCCAGGACCGCATTGCCGACGCCAGCGCCATCGCCGCCGAGGTGCTCAATGCCGTGCCGCTGGTGCAGGGCTACACCGCCGAAGAGCGGGAATCACAGCGCTTCACCCACTCCAACGAACGCGCATTTGCCACCGCCGTGCGGCGCAGCAAGGCGCGCTCCTTGCTGGTCGCCTTCGTCATCATCGCCACCAGCGCCGGCCTGCTGTGGGGCCTGTATGCCGGCACGCAAGCCGTGTTGCTGGGCCACATGACTGCCGGCGAACTGGGCCAGACCGTGGTCTACGCGCTGATCCTGGGCAGCGCCTCGGCCGTGCTGGGCGAGGTCTATGGCGATCTGCTGCGCGCCGCCGGCGCCGCAGAGCGGCTGATGGAGCTGCTGGAAAGCCGCTCGCCCATCCAGTCGCCGGCCGCGCCCGAAATGCCAAAATCATGGCAAAAAGTGCCCGAAGCCCAGGATACACGCCGGGGTATAGCTATTGATTTAGTAGCAGTTGATTTCCATTACCCGTCGCGCCCCACGCAGGCAGCGCTGCGTGCACTCACGCTGCACATAGCGCCCGGCGAAACCGTGGCCCTGGTCGGCCCGAGCGGCGCCGGCAAGACAACCGTGTTCCAGCTGCTGCAGCGCTTCTACGACCCGGACGCTGGCGCCGGCCGCGTCGAGCTCGACGGCATGGACGTGCGCCAGATGGACCTGCACACGCTGCGCAGCCGCATTGGCGTGGTGCCGCAAGACGCGGCGGTGTTCTCTGCCTCCGCGCGTGAAAACATCCGCTACGGCCGGCCCGAGGCGACCGACGCCGAGGTCGAGGCCGCCGCCCGCGCCGCCTTCGCACACGATTTTCTGAGTGCCCTGCCTGAGGGCTACGACACCTTCCTGGGCGAGCGCGGCGTGCGCCTGTCAGGCGGTCAGCGCCAGCGCATCGCCATCGCCCGGGCGTTGCTGAAAGACCCGCCCCTGCTGCTGCTGGACGAAGCCACCAGCGCGCTGGACGCCGAGAGCGAACGCATGGTGCAGGCCGCGCTGGACGCCGCCCTGCAGCGCGGCACCGGCCGCCGCACCACGCTGGTCATCGCCCACCGGCTGGCGACGGTGCAGAAGTCAGACCGCATCCTAGTGCTGGAGCACGGCCGCATCGTGGAAGAAGGCACGCATGCCACGCTGGTGGCGGCGGGTGGGGTGTATGCGCGCCTGGCGGCGCTGCAGTTCGAGGCCTGA
- a CDS encoding NADH-quinone oxidoreductase subunit M, with protein MGWLSLAIWTPIAFGAVLLALGKQGQEGLVRWLALAGSILSLLVTVPLYQGFRLGTAAMQFVERHTWVERFNIHYHVGLDGLSFWFVPLTAFITVIVVIAAWEVITERVNQYMGAFLILSGLMIGVFSALDGILFYVFFEATLIPMYLIIGIWGGPNKIYAAFKFFLYTLLGSLLMLVALIYLYTQSGGSFDIATWQRLPLSSTAQTLIFFAFFAAFAVKVPMWPVHTWLPDVHVEAPTGGSAVLAAIMLKLGAYGFLRFSLPIAPDAAHQWAWLMITLSLVAVVYVGLVAMVQKDMKKLVAYSSVAHMGFVTLGFFIFNDVGMAGGIVQMIAHGFVSGAMFLSIGVLYDRMHSRDIAAYGGVVNVMPRFTAFALLFAMANCGLPGTAGFVGEWMVILGAVQANFWVGLLAATALIFGAAYTLWMFKRVYLGPVANDHVRELTDINGREFLIMSLLAIAVLYMGIYPKPFTDVMDASVAELLRHVAVSKLP; from the coding sequence ATGGGTTGGCTGAGTCTCGCCATCTGGACGCCGATCGCGTTCGGCGCCGTACTGCTGGCGCTGGGCAAGCAAGGCCAGGAAGGGCTGGTGCGCTGGTTGGCGCTCGCAGGTTCCATCCTGAGCCTGCTGGTAACGGTGCCGCTGTACCAGGGCTTTCGCCTGGGTACGGCCGCAATGCAGTTCGTGGAGCGCCACACCTGGGTTGAGCGTTTCAACATCCACTACCACGTGGGGCTGGACGGCCTGTCGTTCTGGTTTGTGCCGCTGACGGCCTTCATCACGGTGATCGTGGTGATTGCCGCCTGGGAGGTCATCACCGAGCGCGTGAACCAGTACATGGGCGCCTTCCTGATCCTCTCCGGGCTCATGATCGGCGTGTTCAGCGCGTTGGACGGCATCCTGTTCTACGTGTTCTTCGAAGCCACGCTGATCCCGATGTACCTGATCATCGGCATCTGGGGCGGCCCGAACAAGATCTACGCGGCCTTCAAGTTCTTCCTGTACACCTTGCTCGGCTCGCTGCTGATGCTGGTGGCGCTGATCTACCTCTACACCCAGTCGGGTGGCAGCTTCGACATCGCCACCTGGCAGCGCCTGCCGCTGTCGTCGACGGCGCAGACGCTGATCTTCTTCGCCTTCTTCGCGGCCTTCGCGGTGAAGGTGCCGATGTGGCCGGTGCACACCTGGCTGCCCGACGTGCACGTCGAGGCGCCTACCGGCGGCTCGGCCGTACTGGCGGCCATCATGCTGAAGCTGGGCGCCTACGGCTTCCTGCGCTTCTCGCTGCCGATCGCACCGGATGCTGCCCACCAATGGGCCTGGCTGATGATCACGCTGTCGCTGGTGGCCGTGGTCTACGTGGGCCTGGTGGCGATGGTGCAGAAGGACATGAAGAAGCTGGTGGCGTATTCGTCCGTGGCGCACATGGGTTTTGTCACGCTGGGCTTCTTCATCTTCAATGACGTGGGCATGGCCGGCGGCATTGTGCAGATGATTGCCCACGGCTTTGTGTCGGGCGCGATGTTCCTGTCGATCGGCGTGCTGTACGACCGCATGCACTCGCGTGACATCGCGGCCTACGGCGGCGTGGTCAACGTGATGCCGCGCTTCACCGCGTTTGCGCTGCTGTTCGCCATGGCCAATTGCGGCCTGCCGGGCACTGCGGGCTTTGTTGGCGAATGGATGGTGATCCTGGGTGCGGTGCAGGCCAACTTCTGGGTTGGTTTGCTGGCGGCCACGGCGCTGATCTTTGGCGCGGCCTACACGCTGTGGATGTTCAAGCGCGTCTACCTGGGCCCGGTGGCCAACGATCACGTGCGCGAGCTGACCGACATCAACGGACGCGAATTCCTCATCATGTCGCTGCTGGCGATTGCCGTGCTGTACATGGGGATCTATCCCAAGCCCTTCACTGACGTGATGGACGCCTCGGTGGCCGAGCTGCTGCGCCACGTCGCAGTGTCGAAACTGCCCTGA
- a CDS encoding glutamine--tRNA ligase/YqeY domain fusion protein yields the protein MTSPSHGGSAATVAATPAAETAPDASSRPSNFLRQIIEQDLGRGSYAQRHWGGSPGDGAHHAAGGADPARVRMRFPPEPNGYLHIGHAKSICLNFELAQEYGGVCHLRFDDTNPEKEEQEYVDAIVDAVHWLGFDWRANGTEHLYYASNYFDFMYRAAEALIEAGHAYVDEQTPEQMRATRGDFNTPGTNSPFRSRTPAENLARFRAMQGGQLPDGAAVLRAKIDMASPNINLRDPSLYRIRRATHHNTGDKWCIYPMYTFAHPIEDALENITHSICTLEFEDQRPFYDWLLERLIEARLLNAPPPRQYEFARLNVTYVITSKRKLRQLVEEGHVSGWDDPRMPTIAGLRRRGYTPEAIRLFCERSGASKAGGWIDYSSLEIALREDQDEKAARAMAVLDPVKLVISNWDEVMGAGTLDDCSAPVHPHHPDMGRRSFKLGRELWIERSDYAAVPPKGFFRLFPPHTTADGTAKPGNKVRLKYGHVIECTGATLDANGQVTEVQALLVPDTKSGTPGADAVKVKGVITWVGANDGVPVQVQLYDRLFADPHPDAGGRDFLEALNPDSLRTVQALVEPALAQATPGSRFQFERHGYFVVDTGSPAGAPPVFNRITGLKDSWAR from the coding sequence ATGACTTCTCCCTCCCATGGCGGATCGGCAGCCACTGTTGCCGCCACGCCCGCCGCAGAGACGGCGCCCGATGCCAGCAGCCGGCCCAGCAACTTCCTCCGCCAGATCATCGAGCAAGACCTCGGGCGCGGCAGCTATGCCCAGCGTCACTGGGGCGGCAGCCCGGGCGACGGCGCCCACCACGCCGCCGGCGGTGCCGACCCGGCCCGCGTGCGCATGCGCTTTCCGCCCGAGCCCAACGGCTACCTGCACATCGGCCACGCCAAGAGCATCTGCCTGAACTTCGAGCTGGCGCAAGAGTACGGCGGCGTCTGCCACCTGCGCTTCGATGACACCAACCCCGAGAAGGAAGAGCAGGAGTACGTAGACGCCATCGTCGACGCCGTGCACTGGCTGGGCTTTGACTGGCGCGCCAATGGCACCGAGCACCTGTACTACGCCAGCAACTACTTCGACTTCATGTACCGCGCGGCCGAGGCGCTGATCGAAGCCGGCCACGCCTACGTCGACGAGCAGACGCCCGAGCAGATGCGCGCCACCCGCGGCGACTTCAACACGCCCGGCACCAACAGCCCGTTCCGCAGCCGCACGCCGGCCGAGAACCTGGCGCGTTTCCGTGCCATGCAGGGCGGCCAGTTGCCCGACGGCGCGGCCGTGCTGCGCGCCAAGATCGACATGGCCTCGCCCAACATCAATCTGCGCGACCCATCGCTCTACCGCATCCGCCGCGCCACGCACCACAACACCGGCGACAAGTGGTGCATCTACCCGATGTACACCTTCGCGCACCCGATCGAGGACGCGCTGGAGAACATCACCCACAGCATCTGCACGCTCGAATTCGAAGACCAGCGCCCGTTCTACGACTGGCTACTCGAGCGCCTGATCGAAGCCAGGCTGCTCAATGCGCCGCCGCCACGGCAATATGAATTTGCACGGCTCAACGTGACCTACGTCATCACCAGCAAGCGCAAGCTGCGCCAACTGGTGGAAGAAGGCCATGTCAGCGGCTGGGACGACCCGCGCATGCCCACCATCGCCGGCCTGCGCCGGCGCGGCTACACGCCCGAGGCCATCCGCCTGTTCTGCGAGCGCAGCGGCGCCAGCAAGGCCGGCGGTTGGATTGATTACAGCTCGCTGGAAATCGCTCTGCGCGAAGACCAGGACGAAAAAGCCGCGCGCGCCATGGCCGTGCTGGACCCGGTCAAGCTGGTCATCAGCAATTGGGACGAGGTCATGGGCGCCGGCACGCTGGACGACTGCAGCGCCCCGGTGCACCCGCACCACCCGGACATGGGCCGGCGCAGCTTCAAGCTGGGCCGCGAGCTGTGGATAGAGCGCAGCGACTACGCCGCCGTGCCGCCCAAGGGCTTCTTCCGCCTGTTCCCGCCGCACACCACGGCCGACGGCACGGCCAAGCCCGGCAACAAGGTGCGCCTGAAGTACGGCCACGTCATCGAATGCACCGGCGCCACGCTGGACGCCAACGGCCAGGTGACCGAAGTGCAGGCCCTGCTGGTGCCCGACACCAAGAGCGGCACGCCCGGCGCTGACGCGGTCAAGGTCAAGGGCGTGATCACCTGGGTGGGCGCCAATGACGGCGTGCCGGTACAGGTACAGCTGTACGACCGCCTGTTTGCCGACCCGCACCCGGATGCGGGCGGGCGCGACTTCCTCGAAGCGCTCAACCCCGACAGCCTGCGCACGGTGCAAGCGTTGGTCGAGCCGGCATTGGCCCAGGCCACGCCGGGCAGCCGCTTCCAGTTCGAGCGCCACGGCTACTTTGTCGTGGACACCGGCTCGCCGGCCGGCGCACCGCCGGTCTTCAACCGCATCACCGGCCTGAAGGACAGCTGGGCGCGCTAA